One Symphalangus syndactylus isolate Jambi chromosome 10, NHGRI_mSymSyn1-v2.1_pri, whole genome shotgun sequence genomic region harbors:
- the CABS1 gene encoding calcium-binding and spermatid-specific protein 1 yields the protein MAEDGLPKIYSHPPTESSKTPTAATIFFGADNAIPKSETTITSEGDHATSVNEYMLESDVSTTTDNKLTAKKEKLKSEDDMGTDFIKSTTHLQKEITSLTGTTNSITRDSITETFMPVKIGNISSPVTTVSLIDFSTDIAKEDILLATTDTGDAEISITSEVSGTLKDSSAGVADAPAFPRKKDEADMNKHNSSIKSNVPADEAVQVTDSIIPEAEIPSAPEESFTTIPDITALEEEKITEIDLSVLEDDTSAVATLTDSDEEKFITVFELTTSAEKDKGKWEDTLLTDEESTKGANIWTERDTANEAETHSVLLTAVESRYDFIVPASIATNLVEESSTEEDLSETDKIKTVPKITDPFSGTTSVLDTPDYKEDTSTTETGIFELLKEEPDEFMI from the coding sequence ATGGCTGAAGACGGTTTGCCCAAAATTTATTCTCATCCTCCAACAGAAAGCAGTAAAACACCAACTGCAGCAACCATTTTCTTTGGGGCTGACAATGCTATTCCCAAATCAGAAACAACTATTACTTCAGAAGGAGACCACGCCACTTCAGTAAATGAATATATGCTAGAAAGCGATGTTTCAACAACTACAGACAACAAACTGACAGCTAAAAAGGAAAAACTCAAATCAGAAGATGATATGGGGACCGACTTTATTAAGTCAACAACTCACCTACAGAAAGAAATTACCTCTCTGACTGGCACTACAAACTCCATAACAAGAGACTCTATTACTGAAACTTTCATGCCAGTGAAAATTGGAAATATTTCATCACCAGTTACTACTGTTTCTTTAATAGATTTTTCCACTGACATAGCAAAAGAAGATATCCTCTTGGCTACCACTGACACAGGAGATGCAGAGATCTCAATAACATCTGAAGTCTCTGGCACACTAAAGGACAGCAGTGCCGGTGTTGCTGACGCTCCTGCCTTTCCACGTAAAAAGGATGAAGCTGATATGAACAAGCACAATTCCTCCATCAAATCCAATGTCCCTGCTGATGAGGCTGTCCAGGTCACTGATTCCATTATTCCTGAGGCTGAAATCCCTTCTGCTCCTGAAGAAAGCTTCACTACTATTCCAGACATAACTGCCcttgaagaagagaaaataaccGAAATTGACCTAAGTGTTTTAGAAGATGACACCAGTGCTGTGGCTACATTAACTGACTCTGATGAAGAGAAGTTTATCACTGTGTTTGAACTCACTACCTCTGCTGAAAAAGACAAAGGTAAATGGGAAGATACTCTGCTAACTGATGAAGAATCTACCAAGGGAGCCAATATTTGGACGGAGAGAGATACTGCAAATGAAGCAGAGACCCATTCTGTTTTGCTTACTGCTGTTGAATCCAGATATGACTTCATTGTCCCTGCATCAATAGCTACAAACCTAGTGGAAGAATCATCTACAGAAGAAGATTTGTCTGAAACTGATAAAATAAAGACTGTACCTAAGATCACTGATCCATTTTCTGGAACTACCTCTGTATTAGATACCCCAGACTATAAGGAAGACACCTCCACAACTGAAACGGGTATCTTTGAACTACTGAAAGAAGAACCCGATGAGTTCATGatttga